Proteins encoded in a region of the Podospora pseudopauciseta strain CBS 411.78 chromosome 6, whole genome shotgun sequence genome:
- a CDS encoding hypothetical protein (COG:S; EggNog:ENOG503P3UX) gives MELMELVDNEPTARPFQCDWDGCGNKKQSFNRKSDLQRHYRIHTNERPYQCNQPGCGKSFIQRSALTVHIRTHTGEKPHQCQHHGCGKRFSDSSSLARHRRIHTGKRPYKCAHDGCLKSSFCRKTTMVKHQRRSHQRGIHSSELDDSMSDTGSEDSPSTPKSHSAMPWATAQQQHHHIPMMGPHGHHLQRAASFADFGQQMNGYSLQQQYNNQHRHSLSSGGAAEYHGLHQDPHPQAVHHHHQQQPQPPQHHHHQNVPVVLQRTSSLPHHSYFVADSNNPGVATMNTNPHPGAPQVHHHQHAPQYQTIPRQAPVEMTYPSAPGLAASIQSSPSSFSAGSGRSPSTQEGFYTHAPPAQAATYALHATSPVVETQQQQQQQQQQQQQQQNMYPPPQQAQAQPTSQPQEQKYYEPQPVREEEPQQNWYSGAHAVYQPPVEVATIGGYAAGGVYDPWGTGPKLEFDDGMQLPSARIESM, from the exons ATGGAACTCATGGAGCTTGTTGATAACGAGCCCACGGCCCGCCCTTTCCAGTGCGATTGGGATGGGTGTG gaaacaaaaaacaGAGCTTCAACCGCAAGTCAGATCTCCAAAGACATTATCGGATTCACACCAACGAGCGGCCGTATCAGTGCAACCAGCCAGGATGCGGAAAGAGCTTCATCCAGCGGAGCGCGCTGACGGTTCACATCCGGACGCACACTGGCGAGAAGCCACATCAGTGCCAACACCATGGCTGCGGGAAGAGGTTCTCAGAC TCCTCGAGTCTTGCCAGACATCGCCGCATCCACACCGGCAAGCGACCGTACAAGTGCGCCCATGACGGCTGCTTGAAGAG CAGCTTCTGCAGAAAGACCACCATGGTCAAGCACCAACGCCGCTCTCACCAACGAGGCATCCACTCTTCCGAGCTCGACGACTCCATGTCCGACACGGGCAGTGAGgactccccctccaccccaaagAGCCATTCCGCCATGCCTTGGGCCAcagcccaacagcaacatcaccacatccccatGATGGGACCCCACGGCCACCATCTCCAGCGTGCCGCGAGTTTCGCCGACTTTGGCCAGCAAATGAACGGGTACAGcctccagcagcagtacaacaaccaacaccgCCATTCTTTGTCGTCTGGCGGGGCAGCTGAATACCACGGCCTGCATCAGGATCCGCACCCCCAAGctgttcaccaccaccatcaacaacaaccccagcctccccaacatcaccaccaccaaaacgTTCCCGTCGTGCTGCAGAGGacgtcctccctcccccaccacagtTACTTCGTCGCGgactccaacaaccccggcGTAGCAACAAtgaacaccaacccccaccctGGCGCCCCTCAggttcaccaccaccagcacgCCCCCCAATACCAAACCATCCCGCGCCAAGCCCCCGTTGAGATGACCTATCCTTCCGCCCCCGGTCTTGCCGCCTCCATCCAGTCAAGCCCatccagcttctcggccggATCAGGCCggtccccctccacccaagAAGGGTTTTACACTCATGCCCCTCCCGCCCAAGCAGCGACATATGCTCTTCACGCGACGAGCCCAGTGGTGGAGactcaacagcagcagcagcagcaacaacaacaacaacaacaacaacagaacatgtacccccctcctcagcaaGCCCAGgcccaaccaaccagccaaccTCAGGAGCAAAAGTACTATGAGCCGCAACCGGTCAGAGAGGAAGAGCCGCAGCAGAATTGGTATAGCGGTGCGCATGCTGTTTACCAGCCTCCGGTCGAGGTGGCGACGATTGGGGGGTATGCCGCCGGTGGTGTGTATGACCCGTGGGGGACGGGGCCAAAGCTGGAGTTTGATGACGGGATGCAGTTGCCCAGTGCGAGGATTGAGTCGATGTaa